In one Castor canadensis chromosome 15, mCasCan1.hap1v2, whole genome shotgun sequence genomic region, the following are encoded:
- the Znf276 gene encoding zinc finger protein 276 isoform X3, with translation MKRDRLGRFLSPGAAGQRGGSGGGCGSGRARGRPSRSSGPSVDRAAAFVAAARACGNAGEDGADEAGAGRALAMGHCRLCHGKFSSRSLRSISGRAPGENSERPSPGDRVFIRDFQSLLGVAVHQDPALPQFVCKNCHAQFYQCHSLLRSFLQRVNVSPTSQRNPCAKVGVQPPTVAEEGACLVDLITSSPRCLHGLVGWVHGHAASCGALPSLQRTLSSEYCGIIQAVWGCDQGHDYTMDTGSSCRALLLDSTLAVKWAWDKETAPPLDQNPESNPTGAAPELCQGRGTTVGAETKTLPSTDVAPPPSDGNSVGPGPGPPPQPSLAPSEAPGQLGEKQVPSSTSDDRVKDEFSDLSEGDILSEDENEKKQNTPSSDESFEPYPEKKVSGKKNEGKEAKKAEEPKLRKKPGPKPGWKKKLRCEREELPTIYKCPYQGCTAVYRGTDGMKKHIKEHHEEVRERPCPHPGCNKVFMIDRYLQRHVKLIHTGQT, from the exons ATGAAGCGGGACCGACTCGGCCGCTTCCTGTCGCCTGGGGCGGCCGGGCAGCGCGGGGGCTCGGGCGGCGGCTGTGGCAGCGGCCGGGCTCGGGGCCGCCCCTCCCGCAGCAGCGGGCCAAGCGTGGACCGGGCGGCGGCCTTCGTGGCCGCGGCGCGGGCGTGCGGGAACGCGGGCGAGGACGGCGCAGACGAGGCAG GAGCAGGCCGGGCTCTTGCCATGGGGCACTGTCGCCTGTGCCACGGGAAGTTTTCCTCGAGAAGCCTCAGAAGCATCTCTGGCAGGGCACCTGGAGAGAACTCAGAAAGACCATCCCCTGGGGATCGTGTCTTCATCAGGGACTTCCAAAGCCTGCTGGGTGTGGCTGTGCACCAGGACCCAGCCCTGCCTCAGTTTGTCTGCAAGAACTGCCACGCCCAGTTCTACCAGTGCCACAGTCTCCTCAGGTCCTTCTTGCAGAGAGTCAATGTGTCACCGACCAGCCAGCGGAACCCTTGTGCGAA GGTTGGTGTTCAGCCCCCAACAGTGGCGGAGGAGGGAGCTTGTCTGG TGGATCTGATCACCTCGAGCCCCCGCTGCCTGCATGGCTTGGTGGGGTGGGTACACGGACACGCGGCCAGCTGCGGGGCCCTGCCCAGCCTCCAGAGGACACTGTCCTCCGAGTATTGTGGCATCATCCAAGCTGTGTGGGGCTGCGATCAGGGCCATGACTACACCATGGACACTGGCTCCAGCTGCAGAGCCCTCTTGCTGGACAGCACCTTGGCAGTCAAGTGGGCGTGGGACAAGGAGACAGCACCACCCCTGGACCAGAACCCGGAGTCCAACCCCACTGGGGCTGCCCCTGAGCTCTGCCAGGGCAGAGGGACCACAGTCGGGGCTGAGACCAAGACTCTGCCCAGCACAGATGTGGCCCCACCACCTTCAGATGGCAACTCTGTGGGACCTGGGCCAGGCCCTCCACCTCAGCCAAGCCTGGCCCCCAGTGAGGCTCCAG GGCAACTGGGTGAGAAGCAGGTTCCATCTTCAACCTCGGATGATCGGGTAAAAGACGAGTTCAGTGACCTTTCTGAGGG AGACATCCTGAGTGAAGATGAGAACGAAAAGAAGCAAAACACACCGTCCTCGGACGAGTCCTTCGAGCCTTACCCAGAAAAGAA AGTCTCTGGtaagaaaaatgaaggcaaagaaGCCAAGAAGGCTGAAGAACCAAAACTTCGAAAGAAACCTGGGCCCAAGCCTGGATGGAAGAAGAAGCTCCGATGTGAGAG GGAGGAGCTGCCCACCATCTACAAGTGTCCTTACCAAGGCTGTACGGCCGTGTACCGTGGGACTGACGGCATGAAG AAGCACATTAAGGAGCACCATGAGGAGGTCCGGGAGaggccctgcccccacccaggcTGCAATAAGGTGTTCATGATCGACCGCTACCTGCAGCGCCATGTGAAACTCATCCACACAG GGCAGACGTGA
- the Vps9d1 gene encoding VPS9 domain-containing protein 1 isoform X1: MAAAAGDGAARPLQSAMKMANLAIELDTGNRPREAYTEYLRSIHYISQVLLEEVETTGEAGETVPPDTSKMLKLAEQCLERAQSTAAKLGKTHVKPATPMAPPAPLPASRHRRVCSDEGGKLSPFLPPEIFQKLQVAESQSSKKELTPLEEASLQNQKLKATYEARMARLDPSQAMQKTSLTLSLQRQMMENLVIAKAREETLQRKMEERRLRLQEAANRRFCSQVALTPEEREQRALYAAVLEYEQDHDWPKHWRSKLKRNPGDLSLVTSLVSHLLSLPDHPISQLLKKLQCAVYTALYPIVSQAAVSAVSAAGCCSLPPDADRLLAPGSRRLRSSQSLYCMLSPPEPSTAPRSQDGPPATPSTPPLHPSLLDKGADSSPAGPPSPLVDASSRLPDKDSSFEDLEQFLATSERWGRGPGGHPEPQTPGAKREPLLEHLKSTVKDIHNAIDRLLSLTLLAFESLNTAASKDRCLACIEESFFTPLWPLLLALYRSVHHTREAALSRSMELYRNAPPTALGIPTKLLPRDPEAKGATMYPYSTAAQELGLLVLESCPQKKLECIARALRVICICAEDYCHAQEARPEARPQLLTAAIGADDLLPILSFVVLRSGLPQLVSECAALEEFTHEGYLIGEEGYCLTSLQSALSYVELLPWGALGR, translated from the exons ATGGCAGCTGCGGCCGGAGACGGGGCTGCGAGGCCGCTTCAGAGCGCCATGAAGATGGCCAACTTGGCCATCGAGCTGGACACCGGCAACCGGCCCCGG GAGGCGTACACAGAGTACCTGAGAAGCATCCACTACATCTCCCAGGTGTTACTGGAGGAAGTGGAGACAACTGGAG AAGCTGGGGAAACTGTTCCGCCTGACACCTCAAAGATGCTGAAGCTGGCTGAGCAGTGTCTGGAGCGGGCCCAGTCAACAGCTGCCAAGCTTG GGAAGACACATGTGAAACCAGCTACGCCTATGGCTCCTCCAGCCCCCTTGCCCGCCAGCCGACACCGCCGAGTGTGTTCAGATGAAGGAGGGAAGCTCTCTCCTTTCCTGCCTCCTGAGATCTTCCAGAAGCTGCAGGTGGCAGAGTCACAAAGCTCTAAGAA GGAGCTGACACCACTAGAGGAAGCCTCCCTGCAAAACCAAAAGTTAAAGGCCACATATGAGGCCCGGATGGCCCGTCTTGACCCCAGCCAGGCCATGCAGAAGACATCACTG ACCCTGTCTCTACAGCGGCAGATGATGGAGAATCTGGTGATTGCCAAAGCCCGGGAGGAGACT CTCCAGCGGAAGATGGAGGAGCGCCGTCTGCGTCTCCAGGAGGCTGCCAACAG GCGGTTCTGCAGTCAGGTTGCTCTGACCCCGGAGGAGCGGGAACAGCGGGCCCTCTATGCAGCTGTTCTCGAGTATGAGCAAGACCAT GACTGGCCGAAGCACTGGAGGTCCAAGCTCAAGAGGAACCCAGGGGACTTGTCGCTGGTGACCAGCCTGGTCTCCCACCTGCTCAG TCTTCCTGACCACCCGATCTCGCAGCTCCTGAAGAAACTCCAGTGTGCAGTATACACTGCACTGTACCCCATTGTGAGCCAGGCTGCTGTCAGTGCTGTCTCTGCTGCAGGGTGCTGCTCCCTACCCCCAGATGCGGACAGGCTCCTGGCTCCTGGGAGCCGGCGGCTCCGGTCCTCCCAGAGTCTCTATTGCATGCTTTCCCCACCAGAGCCCAGCACAGCCCCAAGGTCCCAGGATGGACCCCCTGCCACACCCTCCacacccccactccaccccagcCTCCTGGATAAAGGTGCAGACAGCAGCCCAGCTGGGCCTCCCTCACCCCTGGTGGATGCCTCATCCCGCCTGCCAGACAAGGACAGCTCTTTTGAGGACCTGGAACAGTTTTTGGCAACATCTGAGAGGTGGGGCCGGGGCCCTGGGGGACATCCTGAGCCACAGACCCCAGGAGCAAAGAGGGAACCCTTGCTGGAGCATCTGAAGAGCACAGTGAAGGACATACATAATGCCATTG ATAGGCTGCTCTCGCTGACCCTTCTGGCCTTCGAAAGCCTGAACACAGCCGCTTCCAAGGACCGCTGCCTGGCTTGTATTGAGGAGTCCTTCTTCACTCCACTGTGGCCCCTGCTGCTGGCTCTCTACAG GAGTGTGCACCACACCCGAGAGGCTGCCCTAAGCAGGAGCATGGAGCTCTACAGGAATGCACCTCCCACAGCCCTTGGCATCCCCACCAAGCTCCTTCCCCGAGACCCTGAGGCCAAGGGAGCCACCATGTACCCTTACTCCACCGCAGCCCAGGAGCTGGGGCTGCTGGTCCTGGAGAGCTGCCCCCAGAAGAAGCTGGAGTGCATCG CACGGGCCCTGCGGGTCATCTGCATCTGTGCAGAAGACTATTGCCATGCCCAAGAGGCCAGGCCCGAGGCCAGACCCCAGCTCCTCACGGCTGCCAT TGGTGCTGATGACCTGCTGCCCATCCTGtcctttgtggtgctgaggagtGGCCTTCCCCAGCTGGTGTCGGAGTGTGCAGCCCTGGAGGAATTCACTCACGAGGG GTACCTGATTGGAGAGGAGGGCTACTGTCTGACATCACTACAGAGTGCTCTGAGCTACGTGGAGCTGTTGCCCTGGGGGGCCCTGGGCAGGTAG
- the Vps9d1 gene encoding VPS9 domain-containing protein 1 isoform X2: MAAAAGDGAARPLQSAMKMANLAIELDTGNRPREAYTEYLRSIHYISQVLLEEVETTGAGETVPPDTSKMLKLAEQCLERAQSTAAKLGKTHVKPATPMAPPAPLPASRHRRVCSDEGGKLSPFLPPEIFQKLQVAESQSSKKELTPLEEASLQNQKLKATYEARMARLDPSQAMQKTSLTLSLQRQMMENLVIAKAREETLQRKMEERRLRLQEAANRRFCSQVALTPEEREQRALYAAVLEYEQDHDWPKHWRSKLKRNPGDLSLVTSLVSHLLSLPDHPISQLLKKLQCAVYTALYPIVSQAAVSAVSAAGCCSLPPDADRLLAPGSRRLRSSQSLYCMLSPPEPSTAPRSQDGPPATPSTPPLHPSLLDKGADSSPAGPPSPLVDASSRLPDKDSSFEDLEQFLATSERWGRGPGGHPEPQTPGAKREPLLEHLKSTVKDIHNAIDRLLSLTLLAFESLNTAASKDRCLACIEESFFTPLWPLLLALYRSVHHTREAALSRSMELYRNAPPTALGIPTKLLPRDPEAKGATMYPYSTAAQELGLLVLESCPQKKLECIARALRVICICAEDYCHAQEARPEARPQLLTAAIGADDLLPILSFVVLRSGLPQLVSECAALEEFTHEGYLIGEEGYCLTSLQSALSYVELLPWGALGR, from the exons ATGGCAGCTGCGGCCGGAGACGGGGCTGCGAGGCCGCTTCAGAGCGCCATGAAGATGGCCAACTTGGCCATCGAGCTGGACACCGGCAACCGGCCCCGG GAGGCGTACACAGAGTACCTGAGAAGCATCCACTACATCTCCCAGGTGTTACTGGAGGAAGTGGAGACAACTGGAG CTGGGGAAACTGTTCCGCCTGACACCTCAAAGATGCTGAAGCTGGCTGAGCAGTGTCTGGAGCGGGCCCAGTCAACAGCTGCCAAGCTTG GGAAGACACATGTGAAACCAGCTACGCCTATGGCTCCTCCAGCCCCCTTGCCCGCCAGCCGACACCGCCGAGTGTGTTCAGATGAAGGAGGGAAGCTCTCTCCTTTCCTGCCTCCTGAGATCTTCCAGAAGCTGCAGGTGGCAGAGTCACAAAGCTCTAAGAA GGAGCTGACACCACTAGAGGAAGCCTCCCTGCAAAACCAAAAGTTAAAGGCCACATATGAGGCCCGGATGGCCCGTCTTGACCCCAGCCAGGCCATGCAGAAGACATCACTG ACCCTGTCTCTACAGCGGCAGATGATGGAGAATCTGGTGATTGCCAAAGCCCGGGAGGAGACT CTCCAGCGGAAGATGGAGGAGCGCCGTCTGCGTCTCCAGGAGGCTGCCAACAG GCGGTTCTGCAGTCAGGTTGCTCTGACCCCGGAGGAGCGGGAACAGCGGGCCCTCTATGCAGCTGTTCTCGAGTATGAGCAAGACCAT GACTGGCCGAAGCACTGGAGGTCCAAGCTCAAGAGGAACCCAGGGGACTTGTCGCTGGTGACCAGCCTGGTCTCCCACCTGCTCAG TCTTCCTGACCACCCGATCTCGCAGCTCCTGAAGAAACTCCAGTGTGCAGTATACACTGCACTGTACCCCATTGTGAGCCAGGCTGCTGTCAGTGCTGTCTCTGCTGCAGGGTGCTGCTCCCTACCCCCAGATGCGGACAGGCTCCTGGCTCCTGGGAGCCGGCGGCTCCGGTCCTCCCAGAGTCTCTATTGCATGCTTTCCCCACCAGAGCCCAGCACAGCCCCAAGGTCCCAGGATGGACCCCCTGCCACACCCTCCacacccccactccaccccagcCTCCTGGATAAAGGTGCAGACAGCAGCCCAGCTGGGCCTCCCTCACCCCTGGTGGATGCCTCATCCCGCCTGCCAGACAAGGACAGCTCTTTTGAGGACCTGGAACAGTTTTTGGCAACATCTGAGAGGTGGGGCCGGGGCCCTGGGGGACATCCTGAGCCACAGACCCCAGGAGCAAAGAGGGAACCCTTGCTGGAGCATCTGAAGAGCACAGTGAAGGACATACATAATGCCATTG ATAGGCTGCTCTCGCTGACCCTTCTGGCCTTCGAAAGCCTGAACACAGCCGCTTCCAAGGACCGCTGCCTGGCTTGTATTGAGGAGTCCTTCTTCACTCCACTGTGGCCCCTGCTGCTGGCTCTCTACAG GAGTGTGCACCACACCCGAGAGGCTGCCCTAAGCAGGAGCATGGAGCTCTACAGGAATGCACCTCCCACAGCCCTTGGCATCCCCACCAAGCTCCTTCCCCGAGACCCTGAGGCCAAGGGAGCCACCATGTACCCTTACTCCACCGCAGCCCAGGAGCTGGGGCTGCTGGTCCTGGAGAGCTGCCCCCAGAAGAAGCTGGAGTGCATCG CACGGGCCCTGCGGGTCATCTGCATCTGTGCAGAAGACTATTGCCATGCCCAAGAGGCCAGGCCCGAGGCCAGACCCCAGCTCCTCACGGCTGCCAT TGGTGCTGATGACCTGCTGCCCATCCTGtcctttgtggtgctgaggagtGGCCTTCCCCAGCTGGTGTCGGAGTGTGCAGCCCTGGAGGAATTCACTCACGAGGG GTACCTGATTGGAGAGGAGGGCTACTGTCTGACATCACTACAGAGTGCTCTGAGCTACGTGGAGCTGTTGCCCTGGGGGGCCCTGGGCAGGTAG
- the Vps9d1 gene encoding VPS9 domain-containing protein 1 isoform X3, with translation MIPLHFLPVLSPPSVPRVRELTPLEEASLQNQKLKATYEARMARLDPSQAMQKTSLTLSLQRQMMENLVIAKAREETLQRKMEERRLRLQEAANRRFCSQVALTPEEREQRALYAAVLEYEQDHDWPKHWRSKLKRNPGDLSLVTSLVSHLLSLPDHPISQLLKKLQCAVYTALYPIVSQAAVSAVSAAGCCSLPPDADRLLAPGSRRLRSSQSLYCMLSPPEPSTAPRSQDGPPATPSTPPLHPSLLDKGADSSPAGPPSPLVDASSRLPDKDSSFEDLEQFLATSERWGRGPGGHPEPQTPGAKREPLLEHLKSTVKDIHNAIDRLLSLTLLAFESLNTAASKDRCLACIEESFFTPLWPLLLALYRSVHHTREAALSRSMELYRNAPPTALGIPTKLLPRDPEAKGATMYPYSTAAQELGLLVLESCPQKKLECIARALRVICICAEDYCHAQEARPEARPQLLTAAIGADDLLPILSFVVLRSGLPQLVSECAALEEFTHEGYLIGEEGYCLTSLQSALSYVELLPWGALGR, from the exons ATGATTCCTCTGCATTTCCTTCCTGTGCTGTCACCACCTTCTGTTCCCAGAGTGAG GGAGCTGACACCACTAGAGGAAGCCTCCCTGCAAAACCAAAAGTTAAAGGCCACATATGAGGCCCGGATGGCCCGTCTTGACCCCAGCCAGGCCATGCAGAAGACATCACTG ACCCTGTCTCTACAGCGGCAGATGATGGAGAATCTGGTGATTGCCAAAGCCCGGGAGGAGACT CTCCAGCGGAAGATGGAGGAGCGCCGTCTGCGTCTCCAGGAGGCTGCCAACAG GCGGTTCTGCAGTCAGGTTGCTCTGACCCCGGAGGAGCGGGAACAGCGGGCCCTCTATGCAGCTGTTCTCGAGTATGAGCAAGACCAT GACTGGCCGAAGCACTGGAGGTCCAAGCTCAAGAGGAACCCAGGGGACTTGTCGCTGGTGACCAGCCTGGTCTCCCACCTGCTCAG TCTTCCTGACCACCCGATCTCGCAGCTCCTGAAGAAACTCCAGTGTGCAGTATACACTGCACTGTACCCCATTGTGAGCCAGGCTGCTGTCAGTGCTGTCTCTGCTGCAGGGTGCTGCTCCCTACCCCCAGATGCGGACAGGCTCCTGGCTCCTGGGAGCCGGCGGCTCCGGTCCTCCCAGAGTCTCTATTGCATGCTTTCCCCACCAGAGCCCAGCACAGCCCCAAGGTCCCAGGATGGACCCCCTGCCACACCCTCCacacccccactccaccccagcCTCCTGGATAAAGGTGCAGACAGCAGCCCAGCTGGGCCTCCCTCACCCCTGGTGGATGCCTCATCCCGCCTGCCAGACAAGGACAGCTCTTTTGAGGACCTGGAACAGTTTTTGGCAACATCTGAGAGGTGGGGCCGGGGCCCTGGGGGACATCCTGAGCCACAGACCCCAGGAGCAAAGAGGGAACCCTTGCTGGAGCATCTGAAGAGCACAGTGAAGGACATACATAATGCCATTG ATAGGCTGCTCTCGCTGACCCTTCTGGCCTTCGAAAGCCTGAACACAGCCGCTTCCAAGGACCGCTGCCTGGCTTGTATTGAGGAGTCCTTCTTCACTCCACTGTGGCCCCTGCTGCTGGCTCTCTACAG GAGTGTGCACCACACCCGAGAGGCTGCCCTAAGCAGGAGCATGGAGCTCTACAGGAATGCACCTCCCACAGCCCTTGGCATCCCCACCAAGCTCCTTCCCCGAGACCCTGAGGCCAAGGGAGCCACCATGTACCCTTACTCCACCGCAGCCCAGGAGCTGGGGCTGCTGGTCCTGGAGAGCTGCCCCCAGAAGAAGCTGGAGTGCATCG CACGGGCCCTGCGGGTCATCTGCATCTGTGCAGAAGACTATTGCCATGCCCAAGAGGCCAGGCCCGAGGCCAGACCCCAGCTCCTCACGGCTGCCAT TGGTGCTGATGACCTGCTGCCCATCCTGtcctttgtggtgctgaggagtGGCCTTCCCCAGCTGGTGTCGGAGTGTGCAGCCCTGGAGGAATTCACTCACGAGGG GTACCTGATTGGAGAGGAGGGCTACTGTCTGACATCACTACAGAGTGCTCTGAGCTACGTGGAGCTGTTGCCCTGGGGGGCCCTGGGCAGGTAG